In Bacillus sp. NP247, one DNA window encodes the following:
- a CDS encoding YflJ family protein — translation MNKKRKFSRPGTYTVQKQKGSGLMYYGTKGWYVAELKKLGVRYHEGRKLESYRGHVLRNLLIVEQEKLKEE, via the coding sequence ATGAATAAAAAAAGAAAATTCTCTCGCCCAGGCACATATACTGTTCAAAAGCAAAAAGGAAGTGGTCTCATGTATTACGGAACAAAAGGCTGGTACGTAGCTGAACTAAAGAAATTAGGTGTTCGCTATCATGAAGGACGCAAACTAGAAAGTTACCGCGGACACGTCTTACGCAATTTACTAATTGTAGAACAGGAAAAGCTGAAGGAAGAGTAA
- the glaH gene encoding glutarate dioxygenase GlaH, with product MSIITEQNAKMKFAKKYEGYEIAPHPEHKRLYHITLNQQLLKQFFEEVKEHSEQSLQYIPYSRFNLADGMRKIFGQSFMDNIRGIIHDRETGGFTIGVQGETADPADYVKFATALTHLIGEPNFDAMTGTYYARFNVKDTDSSDSYLRQAYRLFTLHTDGTFVDEPTDWLLMMKIEEQNAVGGESRLLHLDDWEDLQKFRNHSLASVKVTYKAPPSKNAQEIVYRETFFDVNNAPCICFIDQFAYPDNIEQANYLKDLSYSVENSPATHALKLPIGDLVLLNNLFWMHGRAAFEKNKDLYRELMRQRGCFSK from the coding sequence ATGTCGATTATTACAGAACAAAATGCGAAGATGAAATTTGCAAAGAAATATGAGGGGTATGAAATTGCTCCTCATCCAGAGCATAAACGTTTATATCATATTACGCTAAACCAGCAATTGCTTAAGCAGTTTTTTGAAGAGGTAAAAGAGCATTCAGAGCAGTCACTGCAATATATTCCTTATTCCCGGTTTAATCTTGCGGATGGAATGAGAAAGATTTTTGGGCAATCATTTATGGATAACATTCGCGGCATTATTCATGACCGTGAAACGGGCGGATTTACAATTGGGGTGCAAGGTGAAACTGCAGATCCAGCAGACTACGTGAAATTTGCAACAGCATTAACACATTTAATCGGGGAGCCAAACTTTGATGCAATGACAGGAACGTATTATGCTAGATTTAATGTAAAAGATACGGATAGTAGTGATTCTTACCTTCGTCAAGCGTACCGATTGTTTACACTTCATACAGACGGTACATTCGTTGATGAGCCGACAGATTGGCTTCTTATGATGAAAATTGAAGAGCAAAATGCAGTAGGAGGGGAATCCCGTTTACTACATTTAGACGATTGGGAAGATCTTCAAAAGTTTAGAAATCATTCACTCGCATCTGTTAAAGTTACGTATAAAGCACCACCAAGTAAAAATGCGCAAGAAATCGTCTATCGTGAAACATTTTTTGATGTGAATAACGCACCATGTATTTGTTTTATTGATCAGTTCGCTTATCCAGATAATATTGAACAAGCAAACTATCTGAAAGACTTATCATATTCTGTTGAAAACTCACCAGCAACACATGCATTAAAATTGCCAATTGGTGACTTAGTTCTGTTAAACAATTTATTTTGGATGCACGGAAGAGCTGCATTTGAAAAAAATAAAGATTTATATAGAGAACTAATGCGTCAACGTGGTTGTTTTTCTAAATAA
- a CDS encoding proline racemase family protein, with protein sequence MILAMKIVSTYRGEIGMKVSKIYTTIDAHVAGEPLRIITGGVPEIKGETQLERRAYCMEHLDHLREILMYEPRGHHGMYGCIITPPASAHADFGVLFMHNEGWSTMCGHGIIAVITVGIETGMFEVTGEKQKFIIDSPAGEVIAYAKFNGSEVESVSFENVPSFVYKKDVPIKIDDYEFQVDIAFGGAFYAVVDSKEFGLKVDFKDLAAIQTWGGKIKHYIESQMEVKHPLEEDLKGIYGVIFSDEPKGKDATLRNVTIFADGQVDRSPCGTGTSARIATLFEKDALQKGETFVHECITDGQFIGEVLSVTEVDKYEAVVPKVTGNAFITGFHQFVVDPRDVLKRGFLLG encoded by the coding sequence ATGATACTTGCAATGAAAATAGTATCAACATATAGGGGAGAGATAGGAATGAAGGTTAGTAAAATATACACAACAATTGATGCTCACGTAGCTGGGGAACCACTTCGAATTATTACGGGCGGCGTGCCGGAAATAAAAGGAGAAACGCAGTTGGAAAGACGCGCATACTGCATGGAACATTTGGATCATCTTCGCGAGATTCTTATGTATGAACCGAGAGGACATCACGGCATGTACGGTTGTATCATTACTCCGCCCGCAAGTGCTCATGCTGATTTTGGCGTATTATTTATGCACAATGAAGGCTGGAGTACGATGTGTGGTCACGGAATTATCGCTGTTATTACAGTAGGAATTGAAACTGGTATGTTTGAAGTGACAGGGGAAAAACAAAAATTCATTATTGATAGCCCTGCCGGGGAAGTTATTGCGTACGCAAAATTTAACGGGAGCGAAGTTGAATCCGTATCATTTGAAAACGTTCCTTCGTTTGTATATAAGAAAGACGTTCCTATTAAAATAGATGACTATGAATTTCAAGTAGATATTGCGTTTGGCGGAGCATTCTACGCTGTTGTAGATAGTAAAGAGTTTGGTTTGAAAGTCGATTTCAAAGATTTAGCTGCAATTCAAACGTGGGGCGGTAAAATTAAACACTACATTGAAAGCCAAATGGAAGTAAAACATCCACTTGAAGAAGATTTAAAAGGAATATACGGTGTTATTTTCTCAGATGAGCCAAAAGGAAAAGACGCTACTTTACGAAATGTAACGATCTTTGCTGATGGGCAAGTAGACCGTTCCCCTTGCGGCACAGGAACTTCCGCAAGAATCGCAACCCTTTTTGAAAAAGATGCCTTACAAAAGGGAGAAACTTTCGTCCATGAATGCATTACTGACGGCCAATTTATCGGAGAAGTATTATCTGTAACAGAGGTAGATAAATATGAAGCTGTCGTTCCAAAAGTAACGGGGAATGCATTTATTACAGGGTTCCATCAGTTCGTTGTAGACCCGAGAGATGTTTTGAAGCGGGGGTTTTTGTTAGGATAG
- a CDS encoding DUF3870 domain-containing protein yields MRKGTFFMAGHSRLPKGMAVRSMYETLTITIEADHKYHVIIEASCTLATEHGRDFVAQMLRGHSLQDGIEEIVQDIMDHYQGKAQNAIVSAVKDLHRQYVSYLNDEQPRGEYEETTP; encoded by the coding sequence ATGCGTAAAGGGACATTTTTTATGGCAGGACATTCGAGACTTCCGAAAGGGATGGCTGTTCGCAGTATGTACGAAACATTAACGATTACAATTGAGGCAGATCATAAATATCACGTTATTATTGAAGCGTCATGTACGCTTGCGACAGAGCACGGTAGAGACTTCGTCGCTCAAATGTTGAGAGGACATAGTTTGCAAGATGGTATTGAAGAAATCGTTCAAGATATTATGGACCATTATCAAGGAAAAGCGCAAAATGCTATCGTTAGTGCGGTAAAGGATTTGCATCGCCAATACGTAAGTTATTTAAATGATGAACAGCCCAGGGGAGAGTACGAGGAAACAACACCATAA
- a CDS encoding TRM11 family methyltransferase — protein MNNHSKTPACIYTYAFREEERALCYLEMRSFFGMESHVNILKSEVKIAPSRSPFIKERVEVMYEGDDLESILEQVEQIDLAGATFKVIFVKINDLGKENKIEYGERRLIERDLGMHIEGEADVRNPERVFGIVPLGGRWYFGHYVESDPVWYHHIKKPHSYSTSLSTRVARAVANIAVPNPDGVRAIDPCCGIGTVVVEALSMGINIVGRDINPLVVLGTRKNIAHFGFEGTVTKGPIEEITENYDVAIIDMPYDLFTHATPEDQLSILSSARRIAKKVVVVTMETMDDMIHEAGFEITDRCITRKGSFSRQILVCE, from the coding sequence TTGAATAATCATAGTAAAACACCTGCATGTATATATACGTATGCGTTTCGCGAAGAGGAGCGTGCTTTATGTTACTTGGAAATGCGCTCGTTCTTTGGGATGGAGTCTCACGTTAATATTTTGAAAAGTGAAGTCAAGATTGCTCCGAGTAGAAGTCCGTTTATTAAAGAGCGCGTTGAGGTTATGTATGAAGGGGACGACTTAGAAAGTATTTTAGAACAAGTGGAACAAATTGATTTAGCGGGAGCGACATTCAAAGTTATCTTCGTTAAAATCAATGATCTTGGTAAAGAAAATAAAATTGAATATGGGGAAAGACGCCTTATTGAACGAGACCTCGGCATGCATATTGAAGGAGAAGCTGATGTTCGTAATCCAGAGCGTGTATTCGGGATTGTTCCACTTGGAGGACGCTGGTACTTCGGGCACTATGTAGAAAGTGATCCGGTTTGGTATCATCATATAAAAAAACCGCATAGCTATTCGACATCACTGAGCACACGTGTTGCTAGAGCTGTCGCAAATATCGCTGTACCAAACCCAGATGGAGTGCGAGCAATTGACCCGTGCTGCGGTATTGGAACAGTAGTAGTAGAAGCACTTTCTATGGGGATTAACATCGTTGGTAGAGATATAAATCCACTTGTAGTTCTTGGAACGAGAAAAAACATTGCACATTTCGGGTTTGAAGGAACAGTAACAAAAGGCCCAATTGAAGAAATTACTGAGAACTACGACGTCGCAATTATCGATATGCCGTACGACCTATTTACGCACGCAACACCAGAAGATCAACTCTCGATTCTTTCAAGTGCGCGCCGCATTGCAAAAAAAGTAGTCGTTGTCACGATGGAAACAATGGACGACATGATTCATGAAGCGGGATTTGAAATTACAGACCGCTGTATCACAAGAAAAGGATCATTTTCTAGACAAATTCTTGTTTGTGAATAA
- a CDS encoding ABC transporter substrate-binding protein → MKRKLFALPFVLILLIALAACSGEKDSSKQAGTSTSGTPKDGGTLTIGVSDNPDTMNPLYANDRVSLTIQQALYAPLYHMEDGKKKFVLAESFTPSEDQLTWTLKLKDNLKWHDGKKITSDDIVFTFQSILDEKQNSSSRENFIFKGKPLEVKKVDELTTQFVLPQVSASFEGVMNDFFPIPKHVFEGEADLVKSKKNLQPVGSGPFKLKEFKSDEYVALERFDDYFAGKAKLDSIVYRVVKDRNTANVSLQNGQINMKMIEPQDFKKLDSTGNFSMVTFPEGRLFYLAYNFNTDLMKKKEVRQAIAHALDKKEMINSAFVSSQFAEPANSILTPDAMYYAKDIKEYKYDQKEAKDLLAKAGVKDKEKVRVMYVTNNKIMESLALYTQQKLQEVGLQVELNALDASAASEKGLDKENKEYDITFGGYIMGPEPDSYKSLFLSNAEYNYARYKNADFDKLWEEAAVETDKTKRAELYHKIQDTAREDLPYLPIAYPKAVIAVDKKFDGLKEAKAIPVTMFEDLSKIYEVK, encoded by the coding sequence ATGAAACGGAAGTTATTTGCATTACCATTTGTCCTAATACTACTTATTGCATTAGCGGCTTGTTCTGGGGAAAAAGATTCTTCGAAGCAAGCAGGAACTAGTACGTCAGGGACTCCGAAAGATGGAGGAACGTTAACAATTGGTGTTAGCGATAATCCAGATACGATGAATCCGCTTTATGCGAACGATCGTGTGTCATTAACGATACAGCAAGCTTTATATGCGCCGCTATATCATATGGAAGACGGTAAGAAAAAGTTTGTTCTTGCTGAGAGCTTTACGCCTTCAGAAGATCAATTAACATGGACGTTAAAACTAAAAGATAATTTAAAATGGCATGATGGTAAGAAAATTACATCAGACGATATAGTATTTACATTCCAATCTATTTTAGATGAGAAGCAAAACAGTTCAAGTCGTGAAAACTTTATTTTTAAAGGGAAACCGCTTGAGGTGAAAAAAGTAGATGAGTTAACAACTCAATTTGTATTACCACAAGTAAGTGCATCTTTCGAAGGGGTTATGAACGATTTCTTCCCAATTCCGAAACATGTATTTGAAGGTGAAGCGGATTTAGTGAAGAGTAAGAAAAACCTACAACCTGTTGGATCAGGTCCATTTAAATTAAAAGAGTTTAAATCAGATGAATATGTTGCGTTAGAGCGATTCGATGATTATTTTGCTGGTAAAGCGAAATTAGATTCTATCGTGTACCGCGTTGTAAAAGACCGTAATACAGCAAACGTTTCACTACAAAATGGTCAAATCAATATGAAGATGATCGAACCACAAGACTTTAAGAAATTAGATAGCACGGGGAACTTCTCAATGGTGACATTCCCTGAAGGTAGATTATTCTACTTAGCTTATAACTTTAATACAGACCTTATGAAGAAAAAAGAAGTGCGTCAAGCAATTGCGCATGCATTAGATAAGAAAGAAATGATTAACTCAGCTTTCGTTTCTAGTCAATTTGCAGAACCAGCAAATTCAATCTTAACACCAGACGCTATGTATTATGCGAAAGATATTAAAGAGTATAAGTATGATCAAAAAGAAGCGAAAGATTTACTAGCAAAAGCTGGTGTGAAAGATAAAGAAAAAGTACGCGTTATGTATGTAACGAATAATAAAATCATGGAAAGCTTAGCGCTATATACACAACAAAAATTACAAGAAGTTGGCTTACAAGTTGAACTAAATGCATTAGATGCTAGTGCGGCAAGTGAAAAAGGCTTAGATAAAGAGAATAAAGAATATGACATTACATTCGGTGGTTACATAATGGGACCAGAGCCAGATTCATATAAGAGCTTATTCTTAAGTAATGCAGAATACAATTATGCACGTTATAAAAATGCTGACTTCGATAAGTTATGGGAAGAAGCTGCAGTTGAAACAGATAAAACGAAACGCGCAGAGCTATACCATAAAATTCAAGATACAGCGAGAGAAGACTTACCTTATCTTCCAATCGCATATCCGAAAGCAGTTATTGCAGTAGATAAAAAGTTTGATGGATTAAAAGAAGCAAAAGCAATTCCAGTTACAATGTTTGAAGATCTATCGAAGATTTATGAAGTGAAATAA
- the lhgO gene encoding L-2-hydroxyglutarate oxidase produces the protein MYDFIIIGGGIVGLSTGMALTKKFSRAKIAIIEKEKELAHHQTGHNSGVIHSGIYYKPGSYKAKFAKEGNAAMVQFCKENDIAYDMCGKVIVATEKDELPLLHNLYERGLQNDLHISKIDKEELAEIEPHVKGLGAIRVPSCGIADYRGVSYAFARLIQEKGGEIHVGTAAKRITEKKDAVTIETNQGVFKTKFLINCAGLHSDRIAKKTGILTDMKIVPFRGEYYELVPEKRHLVKHLIYPVPNPEFPFLGVHFTRMINGDVHAGPSAVLSFKREGYTKTDFDIKDFMETMTYTGFWKMAMPNMKEGIKEMVRSFSKQSFLKSLQRLIPELTEKDIVPTHAGVRAQAILSNGNMVDDFCIIPGINSLHICNAPSPAATASIKIGEEVAKQVPDVVAVRV, from the coding sequence ATGTATGACTTTATAATTATTGGCGGAGGAATTGTTGGCCTTTCAACTGGAATGGCTTTAACGAAAAAATTCTCTCGTGCAAAAATCGCAATCATTGAAAAAGAAAAGGAACTTGCACATCATCAAACTGGGCATAATAGCGGAGTAATTCACTCTGGAATTTACTATAAACCAGGGAGTTATAAAGCAAAGTTTGCCAAAGAAGGAAACGCAGCTATGGTTCAATTTTGTAAAGAAAATGACATCGCTTATGACATGTGCGGAAAAGTAATTGTCGCTACAGAAAAGGACGAACTTCCTCTTTTACATAACTTATATGAGAGAGGCTTACAAAACGATTTACACATTTCAAAAATAGATAAGGAAGAATTAGCTGAAATTGAGCCTCATGTAAAAGGACTTGGGGCAATCCGTGTTCCTTCTTGCGGGATTGCTGATTATAGAGGAGTAAGTTATGCATTTGCCCGTTTGATTCAAGAAAAAGGCGGAGAAATACATGTAGGAACAGCGGCGAAGCGTATTACTGAGAAGAAAGACGCTGTAACGATTGAGACAAATCAAGGTGTATTTAAAACGAAATTTCTCATTAACTGCGCCGGATTACATAGCGATCGCATTGCGAAAAAGACAGGGATATTAACGGATATGAAAATTGTTCCGTTCCGCGGTGAATATTACGAACTTGTCCCAGAAAAACGTCACCTTGTAAAACATTTAATTTATCCAGTCCCAAATCCAGAATTCCCGTTTTTAGGCGTTCATTTCACAAGAATGATAAACGGAGACGTACATGCAGGACCAAGCGCAGTATTAAGCTTTAAGCGAGAAGGCTATACGAAAACAGACTTTGATATAAAAGACTTCATGGAAACAATGACATACACAGGCTTTTGGAAAATGGCGATGCCAAATATGAAAGAAGGCATAAAAGAAATGGTACGCTCATTTAGTAAACAATCATTCCTAAAAAGTTTACAGCGCTTAATACCAGAGCTAACAGAAAAAGATATCGTCCCAACCCATGCAGGTGTAAGGGCACAAGCTATTTTATCAAACGGAAATATGGTGGATGATTTCTGCATTATCCCTGGCATCAATTCTCTGCATATTTGTAATGCGCCATCTCCAGCTGCGACGGCTAGTATAAAGATTGGTGAGGAGGTTGCTAAGCAAGTGCCTGATGTGGTGGCGGTGAGGGTTTGA
- a CDS encoding N-acetylmuramoyl-L-alanine amidase, which produces MKYKAIAAGILAANLLAFPISSLAETKKFPDVPDNAYSKDAIYYLVEKNVISGMPDGNFAPQGKLTRAEAATIIAKAIGLAVNPSAKPSFNDSKDHWAAQYIAAIEKADIISGRTPSVFDPEGKITRAEMASMLVKAYKLKDQVKGPITNKFADLENHFGKEAANILVALEISAGTGKTTWSPDMLIPREQAAQMTYKADKLKNNNDGNKQPEETKKMYIDRKFITYHGPSLSSGITDNQHNPQTVEVKEERDGWIKIVTSKGDKWTPLTEKTDVINEGFTAYEKASHGSKVLGTYGAQTVTVIEEKDSWIRIRTNSGFQWVDKNQLNPVKQGNFLEGKAIIIDPGHGGIDSGNPGYYEKESQTVLDVSLRLQKIFEKKTPFTVLLTRENDTRPGNTAAESLQKRVEFAQANKGDIFVSIHGNGTDSKQGQGTETFYYESATARGTNPNVSESRLLAEKIQDRLVDALGTKDRGVKKGDLYVIRENTMPAVLAELAFVDNKSDADKLATPAQRQSAAEAIYQGILDYYEETGNNVSSYR; this is translated from the coding sequence ATGAAGTACAAGGCAATAGCTGCAGGTATTTTAGCAGCAAATTTATTAGCATTTCCAATTAGTAGTTTAGCAGAGACGAAGAAGTTTCCTGATGTTCCGGATAATGCATATTCAAAAGATGCAATCTATTATTTAGTAGAGAAAAATGTAATTAGTGGTATGCCAGATGGTAATTTTGCACCACAAGGCAAGTTAACACGTGCTGAAGCAGCGACAATTATAGCGAAAGCAATCGGATTAGCAGTTAATCCAAGTGCGAAGCCGTCCTTTAACGATTCAAAAGATCATTGGGCAGCTCAGTATATTGCAGCAATTGAAAAAGCTGACATTATTTCAGGACGAACACCAAGTGTATTTGATCCTGAGGGGAAAATAACGCGTGCTGAGATGGCGTCTATGCTTGTAAAGGCATATAAATTAAAAGATCAAGTGAAAGGCCCAATAACTAATAAATTTGCTGATTTAGAAAACCATTTTGGTAAAGAAGCAGCTAATATCTTAGTAGCGTTAGAGATTTCTGCTGGTACAGGAAAGACAACTTGGAGCCCAGATATGCTTATTCCACGTGAACAAGCAGCACAAATGACTTATAAAGCGGACAAGCTAAAGAATAATAATGATGGCAATAAACAGCCAGAAGAAACGAAGAAAATGTATATAGATCGCAAGTTCATTACATATCACGGACCATCTTTATCATCTGGAATTACAGATAATCAACATAATCCACAAACGGTTGAAGTAAAAGAAGAGCGAGATGGATGGATTAAAATTGTAACAAGTAAAGGTGACAAATGGACACCTTTAACAGAGAAAACAGATGTGATTAATGAAGGATTTACTGCATACGAAAAAGCTTCACATGGGTCTAAAGTGCTAGGTACATATGGAGCGCAAACAGTAACGGTTATTGAAGAAAAAGATAGCTGGATTCGTATCCGTACAAACAGTGGCTTCCAATGGGTTGATAAAAATCAATTAAACCCAGTAAAACAAGGTAATTTCTTAGAAGGTAAAGCGATTATTATTGATCCAGGTCATGGTGGAATTGACTCGGGGAATCCTGGTTATTATGAGAAAGAAAGTCAAACCGTATTAGATGTATCATTACGATTACAGAAAATATTTGAGAAAAAGACACCGTTTACTGTGTTGTTAACTCGTGAGAATGATACACGTCCAGGAAACACTGCAGCTGAGTCTTTACAAAAACGTGTAGAATTTGCTCAGGCAAATAAAGGTGATATTTTTGTAAGTATTCATGGTAATGGTACAGATAGTAAACAAGGACAAGGTACAGAAACATTCTACTATGAATCAGCGACAGCAAGAGGGACAAACCCGAATGTATCAGAAAGTCGTTTATTAGCAGAGAAAATTCAAGATCGTCTTGTAGATGCACTTGGAACAAAAGATCGCGGTGTGAAGAAAGGCGATTTATATGTAATTAGAGAAAACACAATGCCAGCTGTATTAGCAGAATTAGCATTTGTAGATAATAAAAGTGATGCAGATAAACTAGCTACACCAGCACAGAGACAAAGTGCAGCGGAAGCTATTTATCAAGGTATTTTAGATTACTACGAAGAAACGGGTAACAACGTATCTTCTTACCGTTAA
- a CDS encoding M42 family metallopeptidase: protein MAHHAKETMELIKELVSIPSPSGNTAKIINFIENYVSEWNVETKRNNKGALILTVKGKNDEQHRLLTAHVDTLGAMVKEIKPDGRLRLSMIGGFRWNSVEGEYCEIETSSGKKYTGTILMHQTSVHVYKDAGEAKRDEKNIEVRIDERVFSADEVRELGIEVGDFVSFDPRVQITESGYIKSRHLDDKVSVAILLKLIKRLQDEKVTLPYTTHFLISNNEEIGYGGNSNIPEETVEYLAVDMGALGDGQASDEYTVSICAKDSSGPYHYALRKHLVELAKANAIEYKVDIYPYYGSDASAAIRAGFDVKHALIGAGIDSSHAFERTHESSIAHTEALVYAYVMSHLIED, encoded by the coding sequence ATGGCACATCATGCAAAAGAAACGATGGAATTAATTAAAGAGCTTGTCTCTATTCCAAGTCCATCTGGAAACACGGCGAAAATTATTAATTTTATTGAAAACTATGTAAGTGAGTGGAATGTAGAGACGAAGCGTAATAATAAAGGTGCTCTTATTTTAACGGTTAAAGGGAAGAACGATGAGCAGCATCGTTTATTAACTGCACATGTTGATACGTTAGGTGCGATGGTGAAAGAAATTAAGCCTGACGGTCGTCTTCGTCTATCTATGATTGGTGGATTTCGCTGGAACTCTGTAGAAGGGGAATATTGCGAAATTGAAACGTCAAGCGGTAAGAAGTATACAGGTACAATTTTAATGCATCAAACTTCTGTCCATGTGTACAAAGATGCAGGTGAAGCGAAGCGCGATGAGAAAAATATTGAAGTTCGTATTGATGAGCGTGTTTTCTCAGCAGATGAAGTACGCGAGTTAGGAATTGAAGTAGGAGACTTCGTTTCATTTGATCCACGCGTTCAAATTACAGAGAGTGGATACATAAAATCACGTCATTTAGATGATAAAGTAAGTGTAGCAATTCTATTAAAACTAATTAAAAGATTGCAAGATGAAAAGGTAACATTACCATATACAACACATTTTTTAATTTCTAATAATGAAGAAATTGGGTACGGTGGAAATTCAAACATTCCAGAAGAAACTGTAGAATATTTAGCAGTTGATATGGGAGCGTTAGGTGATGGACAAGCATCTGATGAATATACAGTATCTATTTGTGCGAAAGATTCTAGCGGTCCATACCATTACGCTTTACGTAAACATTTAGTTGAACTAGCGAAAGCGAATGCTATTGAATATAAAGTGGATATTTATCCATACTACGGATCAGACGCATCAGCTGCGATTCGCGCTGGATTTGATGTGAAACATGCGTTAATTGGGGCTGGTATTGACTCTTCTCACGCATTTGAGCGTACGCATGAAAGCTCGATTGCACATACAGAAGCACTCGTATATGCATATGTGATGTCTCATTTAATTGAAGACTAA
- a CDS encoding ornithine cyclodeaminase family protein: protein MLVISANEQKNLVNMNEVIEYAALALQEFSAERTITPIRGSLPFANEQNTALIMPSVAEGLEALGLKVVTVVPGNKKIGKKTINGIVMLSDFQTGEPLALLEGSYLTMIRTGALSGVATKHLARHNAKTLCIIGTGEQAKGIAEAVLSVRDIEKIILYNRTEEKAYAFAQYIQEKFSKPAYVYTNPNEAISEADIIVTTTNASTPVFTEALKKGVHINAVGSFRPSMQELPSHAIANANKVIVESIEAALEETGDLQVPIKEGLFEASDIHAELGQIISGEKAGRENDEEITIFKSVGLAVVDIIVAKYLYEKAMERGVGNRIEF from the coding sequence ATGCTAGTCATAAGCGCGAACGAACAAAAAAACTTAGTAAATATGAACGAAGTCATTGAATACGCGGCGCTTGCTTTACAAGAATTTTCCGCAGAAAGAACGATTACACCAATACGCGGCTCATTACCATTTGCGAACGAACAAAATACCGCGTTAATTATGCCTTCAGTAGCGGAAGGACTTGAAGCTCTTGGTTTAAAAGTAGTAACAGTAGTCCCGGGGAACAAGAAAATAGGAAAAAAAACGATAAACGGGATCGTTATGCTATCAGACTTTCAAACGGGAGAACCGCTCGCACTTTTAGAAGGATCGTACTTAACGATGATCCGAACAGGCGCCTTATCAGGCGTAGCAACAAAACATTTAGCTCGTCATAACGCAAAAACTTTATGCATCATCGGCACCGGTGAACAGGCGAAAGGGATTGCTGAAGCTGTACTCTCCGTCAGGGACATCGAAAAAATTATCTTATACAACCGAACGGAAGAAAAAGCGTATGCATTCGCGCAATATATACAAGAGAAATTCAGCAAACCGGCTTACGTTTACACAAATCCAAATGAAGCAATAAGCGAAGCAGACATCATCGTCACAACTACGAACGCATCCACACCAGTCTTCACAGAAGCACTAAAAAAAGGCGTCCACATAAACGCCGTCGGCTCATTCAGACCGAGCATGCAAGAACTACCATCTCACGCCATCGCTAACGCAAACAAAGTAATAGTCGAATCAATAGAGGCCGCACTAGAAGAAACAGGCGACCTTCAAGTTCCGATAAAAGAGGGCTTATTTGAAGCGAGCGACATCCACGCTGAACTTGGTCAAATTATAAGCGGGGAAAAAGCTGGTAGAGAGAACGATGAAGAGATTACTATTTTCAAATCAGTAGGTTTAGCGGTAGTAGATATTATTGTTGCGAAGTATTTGTATGAAAAAGCGATGGAGCGTGGAGTGGGTAATAGGATTGAGTTTTGA